A window of the Callospermophilus lateralis isolate mCalLat2 chromosome 7, mCalLat2.hap1, whole genome shotgun sequence genome harbors these coding sequences:
- the LOC143403625 gene encoding histone H4 — MSGRGKGGKGLGKGGAKRHRKVLRDNIQGITKPAIRRLARRGGVKRISGLIYEETRGVLKVFLENVIRDAVTYTEHAKRKTVTAMDVVYALKRQGRTLYGFGG; from the coding sequence ATGTCCGGGAGAGGGAAGGGCGGCAAGggcctgggcaagggcggcgccaAGCGCCACCGCAAGGTCCTGCGGGACAACATCCAGGGCATCACCAAGCCCGCCATCCGCCGCCTGGCCCGGCGCGGCGGCGTCAAGCGCATCTCCGGGCTCATCTACGAGGAGACCCGCGGCGTGCTCAAGGTGTTCCTGGAGAACGTGATCCGCGACGCCGTCACCTACACGGAGCACGCCAAGCGCAAGACGGTCACCGCCATGGACGTGGTCTACGCGCTCAAGCGCCAGGGCCGCACCCTGTACGGCTTCGGGGGGTGA